GGCAAAATCAACTCTTCTTTTCCATCAATTTTTTTGACTTGCGGTAGATACCAGAAGCACCCACCGGGCATGCCTTTGTCAGTAATTGAATCCAACTGCCAGAACGCCACCGTCCTGCCGAGCATCGGAATATAGGAGTAACCAAGCAGATACCAGAGAACCTGCCGCTGGTCAGCGCCAGCCGTCCAGATCGATTGTTCGAGAGCCAAATTAAAATTTATTGTATCAGCAATATTAACGCGTAAGTGATGCCTTGCTTCATTGTCAAGTTTTAGCTCCCGGAAAATATCCAGAATCAATTCTTCCAGCATTTTAAGATGATTATTCAATTTCATCTGTCGCTGAGCAAATTTCTTTTTTGTTCTGGTTTGCGAATCATCCAAGCCCAGAGACTGAACAACTTCGAGAAGAACGGCTTCTACTGTAGGAACTACCGCCATAAAAACTCCAATATAAAGGCGTGTATTCAACGGTTTGCGTATCAAAAAAACGAACACACACTTAAAAATCAACTTTTGATAAGGCCCCGAAGGGGGGGTACGGAGAGTTACACTACCCACTGTGCTTTTCTAATTTACATTGTGCCTCATCAACCCACAGGAGGCACAACATGAAAAAAACCGATCAGCTTGTTCTCAATTGGCATCTCACCGAAACATGCAACTATGCCTGCCGATATTGCTATTCTAGTTGGAACCGAAGGCAGGCTGGCGAGATATTTCGAAGTCCCGAGGTCTCATCGGCCCTTCTGAAGGAGTTATATCGCTATTTCAGGGCAAACAATTCCTTCAACCCGCTTCAACAATCGTTGTGCTGGAATAATGTCCGCCTCAGCCTGGCCGGTGGGGAAACCCTTCTCTTTCCTGAACACACCCTCCGCATTGCCCGGGAAGCGAAAGCAATAGGATTCAGTCTCTCCTTGATCACTAACGGCAGTCTTCTTACCTGTGAAAATGTTCCAAAGCTGGTGGGTAACCTGTCGATGTTGGGGATCAGCTTAGACTCTGTGGATCGGGACACAAATCGTCGGATCGGCAGGATTGATCGGTCGGGTCGAGTCGTCTGTTTAGACGAGATGCATGATCTGATCGCCTTGGCTCGTGCCTGTAATCCCGAATTATTTATCAAGATCAACACAGTGGTTAACTCATTAAACATTGATGAAGACTTGCGCGGGATGGTTGAGCGTCTTCGTCCGAATAAATGGAAATTACTCCGTGTTCTCCCGGCTGTTACAGACGCATTATCAATCACGGATCAGCAATTCGCTTCCTTCGTTGCTCGCCATCGCCCCCTTGGCAATATCCTTTCTGTTGAGGACAACCAGGATATGACTGAGTCATACATCATGGTTGATCCCTGCGGCCGCTTCTTTCAAAACCAAAACAACTCTTCGAACAACAATCCTTATATCTACAGTGATCCGATTCTTGATGTCGGCGCCGATGCAGCCTTTGCCCAGATCAAGTTTGACATCGAGAAATTTGCCGGCCGGTATTTCCAGCACGAAGTTGGAGATGCAGCATGAAAAAATACAGTAACTGTAAGGAAATTAATAGGTACGTAAAAAGGCAAGTTCAAAAAGGTTGGTTCTTCACACACGGCAAGAAGCACGGAAAATTATCGCACCCCAGCGGGAAGGTAATTCTAATCGTCCCGAAAACGCCGAGCGATTGGCGGGCGCCCCATAATTTTCACCGTGATTTAGACCGCGCCATCAACATGATCGGATAGCGCAAATACGTGAAAATCCTTACAGCTATGAGCCGGTTTGCATGTGCAAGCCAAGTCAGTAAACAACAACCGTGTCACCGAAAGGGAAAAATGATGAATGAAACACGTCCGTTATTTATCGTTATTGAAGGAATAGACGGGTGCGGGAAATCAACCCTCGTCAATCTGTTGGCATCAAAACTCAAATTCCATCTGCTCAAGAGCCCTCCAGATGAGCTCAGCGATGTTCGTGGCCTCTTCGACATGGACGACGTGGCGCACAAACTTTTTTACGCGGCGGCAAACAAGATTGTTTCCGGCAAAGTCGGAAAATTCATGGCCGTCGGTGATTCTGTAATTTGCGATCGTTACTGGCTCAGCACGAAGGTCTACAGTTCGGTCCGCAAGGACGACATCGCTATTGACGCAATTGAACAGCATCTGGTCCGGCCGGATTTCACCATCTATCTTTACCTCGATGAGGCGATTCGTAAAGAACGGATGAATCGTCGCGGAGCATTAAACGAGATCGACCAACGAAGCGTCAACGACGTCTCCCAGCTTGGAGCCGCATACGATAATGAGCTTTTGCAACCTTTCAGCGGGCAGGTATTAAAAATTGATACCGGAGCGGGAACTCCCGAGGAATTAGTTAAGGTAATTCTCTCGCGGATGGGTATTTTTGTGAGCAGTTAAATAGGAGGGCGACGTTATTCAAGCGTCATGAGGTAAATTTTGAGAGTTACAGCCACCCCAAGCATGGGTAACGACCCTTTCCTCTCCCCTCCTGTGTAATATCCAGCGCCAAAGCCTTTCCCTCCGGCCTAGGCGCTGTTCTTTTTCCCATTCGGCTCCTTGGCCTAATTCACATCCTCTCCTCCCAGGTCTTTCGTTTCTTGGGGGGCTCCGCGCATAAAAATGCACTTTTCTGAAAAATAAATTTCATCTAGTTCCGGCTAAACAATTTCAAATGCTTAGGCATGAGAAGGCAGAGAAATGCCACACGTCGTGTGGTTTTTATGAATAATATTAGCATCTTAGCTAGGTAGTTGGTGTTGACGCCCCCGTATTTAAT
This genomic stretch from Deltaproteobacteria bacterium HGW-Deltaproteobacteria-4 harbors:
- a CDS encoding radical SAM protein produces the protein MKKTDQLVLNWHLTETCNYACRYCYSSWNRRQAGEIFRSPEVSSALLKELYRYFRANNSFNPLQQSLCWNNVRLSLAGGETLLFPEHTLRIAREAKAIGFSLSLITNGSLLTCENVPKLVGNLSMLGISLDSVDRDTNRRIGRIDRSGRVVCLDEMHDLIALARACNPELFIKINTVVNSLNIDEDLRGMVERLRPNKWKLLRVLPAVTDALSITDQQFASFVARHRPLGNILSVEDNQDMTESYIMVDPCGRFFQNQNNSSNNNPYIYSDPILDVGADAAFAQIKFDIEKFAGRYFQHEVGDAA